From the genome of Pungitius pungitius chromosome 21, fPunPun2.1, whole genome shotgun sequence, one region includes:
- the itgb4 gene encoding integrin beta-4 isoform X1, with the protein MQLRKEMGRWTLHLSAGLWLLAVLLTCSCAQDNPCYAVRAGTCSDCLQAWKDCAYCPEETFKGPRCDLYENIIAHGCSAAAAITAEGSMTIERKQRIDMKLQQSQVSPQQVRMSLLPGEEREVDVEVFAPTKGPLDLYILMDFSNSMVDDLNNLKRMGTQLANLVKDLSDDYTIGFGKFVDKVVEPQTDMRPSKLKEPWPNSDPPFAFQNVIKLTSDASFFDSELQKEKISGNLDAPEGGFDAILQAAVCGDQIGWRGNSTHLLVFSTESSFHYEADGINVLSGILARNDEGCHLDAEGKYTKDTQQDYPSIPTLVRLLGKHNIIPIFAVTDHSYTYYEKLRDYFPIAEIGRLQEDSSNILTLMRAAVESIRGKMSIRAEDKPKAFVTNFLDTRGRVVQYGAFDFKPGAIGNFKMKLSAQQMVGGKPVCQQELPGKQGLIRVKPTTFNAAVNVDATVLCPTCECEKFAIPAAAKCHGNGDLVCGRCHCHPGWLGNLCNCSASSAAQDTSRCLGPGMTDPCSGRGDCLECGTCVCYKPDQFEGEYCQYDRTDCKRYGGFLCNDRGSCIRGRCACNEGWMGDACECPNSNATCLDSKGGICNGRGECVCGLCKCPESDIALTSTCGPNFEAQVGICEGTRACVQCQAWKTGENKDKKECDKCPFKIVWVDELKEEKDVLRSCSFRDEEDDCTYHYHVEDWKPDSKVKEMQFQVLKKKDCPPASLLWLLPLLLFLLLLLALLLLCCWKYCACCKTCFQSCLALLPCCKGGRMVGFKEDEYLLRQSLLTSDHLDTPMVRTGPPKGTDVVRWKVTDNVHRSPNHPQALTKPNPKETIQFPISLRLNRLFTENLSRPETRDAEQLRHEVADNLNEVYKQIPGAQKVQKTSFRKQKNAGKRQDFAIVDTVLSAPRSSYPDIVKLTQKNVQSGNLNDLKVVPGYYTVATDREAAGAIEFQEGVGSVDVHVPLFAKEEDDDKKQLLVEATDVPLGIAEIGKRFVNITIIKEHATGIFSFLQPAYTYSRGDGVAHIPISKEILEEGSSQVTYRTRDITAKDKKDYVAVEGDLTFGPEETQKIVPVRLLELSEKDGLLTDKQVRQFAIDLSNPRQGAKLGRYPRTTVTIADEPDPSVMMFKKGSHNFSTSEAPYTIPVVRTRNQDIPATVKWRTKKAQRFELSDILKFSPGETEKNIVIDPRAHPGPIQPETIQLELFDPSINATVGERKTTLVNVADGPHYKPLEMEQVQNKSSMKGGRLLSPTNLKAKATGPRNIRLNWDAGSGNPAGYKVKYWIYGDPEKDAKVLDVKTPQAELTGLYPYCDYEMRVCSYNALGDGSDTDMVTCQTLEDAPGEPGRLAFNVISPTVTQVSWGEPAETNGNITAYEVIYTPIDDEQKAVGPAKKVKIDNPKKRMLLIENLQRAQTYQYKVRAMNSIGWGPFKDATINLASQPTRPMSIPIIPDVPIVDAEAGDEYDGYLMYSNEVLRSPTGSKTPSVSGDDYATNGKWEQNFLFPGGSATRNLSSSSSPMSTMGSNYKGAGGSFVTDTNTTYMSAGGSRRTDMIRGGMHSSEVIMRKRSENRSYMDENIRDSIVMGDVSGNFSDIGGFGYAGMQSSSQSQFGYSLSGGPRARTESSDVNDALYNLDRVLYDARLSPGVPDTPSRLVFSALGPTALKVSWQEPRCDRELQGYCVLYQLLNGGKMNTINVTNPGENSVIIQDLLPNQSYLFKVKAKSQEGWGPEREGVITIESAVDPNSPLSPMPGSPFTLSTPSAPGPLVFTALSPDSLQLSWEKPRKPNGDILGYVVTCEQLHGGGDVRSFEVNGDTAETSLTVPNLTENIPYKFKVQARTTQGFGPEREGIITIESQDGSSLSQFNSQSMLSREVFQMPTEVSTRMNVSHTMMDPFFSDGAMMTTQHTETSGMVTRQVTKEVVQRSVMGGATVTKKMFYES; encoded by the exons ATGCAGCTCAG GAAGGAGATGGGGAGATGGACGCTGCATCTGTCAGCGGGGCTTTGGCTGCTAGCCGTCTTGCTGACCTGCAGTTGTGCCCAAG ACAACCCCTGCTACGCCGTCAGGGCCGGGACCTGTTCAGATTGCCTGCAGGCCTGGAAAGACTGTGCTTATTGCCCCGAGGAG ACCTTTAAGGGCCCTCGCTGTGACCTGTACGAGAACATAATCGCCCACGGCTGCAGTGCTGCGGCTGCAATCACAGCTGAAGGCAGTATGACGATAGAACGA AAGCAACGCATCGACATGAAGCTCCAGCAGTCCCAGGTGTCTCCGCAGCAGGTCCGCATGAGCCTCCTgccgggagaggagagggaggtggatGTGGAAGTGTTCGCTCCGACCAAAGGCCCCCTGGACCTTTACATTCTCATGGACTTCTCCAACTCCATGGTGGACGATTTGAACAACCTGAAGAGGATGGGCACGCAGCTGG CTAATTTGGTTAAGGATCTGTCGGACGACTACACCATCGGGTTTGGAAAGTTTGTGGACAAAGTGGTCGAGCCCCAGACGGACATGAGACCCTCCAA ACTGAAGGAGCCGTGGCCCAACAGCGACCCACCGTTCGCCTTCCAGAACGTCATCAAGTTGACCAGCGACGCGTCATTCTTCGACAGTGAGCTCCAGAAGGAGAAGATATCTGGCAACCTGGATGCCCCTGAAGGAGGCTTTGATGCCATACTGCAAGCTGCCGTTTGTGGG GATCAGATCGGCTGGCGTGGCAACAGCACGCATCTCCTGGTCTTCTCCACCGAGTCGTCCTTCCACTACGAGGCAGACGGCATAAACGTGCTGTCGGGCATCTTGGCGCGCAACGACGAGGGCTGCCACCTGGACGCAGAGGGCAAAtacacaaaggacacacagcAGGACTACCCTTCAATACCCACACTGGTCCGTCTGCTGGGCAAACACAACATCATTCCCATCTTTGCTGTCACCGACCACTCCTACACCTACTACGAG AAACTCCGAGATTACTTCCCCATCGCGGAAATCGGTCGGCTGCAAGAAGACTCGTCCAACATCCTGACGCTCATGCGGGCCGCCGTCGAG AGTATCCGCGGTAAGATGAGCATCCGGGCGGAGGACAAACCCAAGGCGTTCGTCACAAACTTCTTGGACACCCGTGGAAGAGTTGTACAGTACGGGGCCTTTGATTTCAAGCCTGGCGCAATa GGCAACTTTAAGATGAAGCTCTCGGCCCAGCAAATGGTCGGAGGTAAACCCGTCTGTCAGCAGGAACTGCCCGGAAAACAGGGGCTAATCAGAGTCAAACCCACCACGTTCAACGCTGCCGTCAATGTTGACGCTACAGTTCTGTGTCCGACATGCGAGTGCGAAAAG TTTGCCATCCCTGCAGCAGCCAAGTGCCACGGCAACGGAGACCTTGTGTGCGGGAGATGTCACTGCCATCCCGGCTG GCTGGGCAACCTCTGTAACTGCTCAGCAAGTTCTGCGGCTCAGGACACCAGCCGGTGTTTGGGTCCGGGTATGACCGACCCGTGTTCCGGCCGTGGGGACTGCCTGGAGTGCGGGACCTGTGTGTGCTACAAACCGGATCAGTTTGAAGGGGAATACTGTCAGTACGACAGGACAGATTGCAAAAGATATGGCGGCTTCCTCTGCAACG ACCGCGGCTCTTGTATTCGGGGTCGGTGTGCGTGCAACGAGGGCTGGATGGGCGATGCCTGCGAGTGTCCCAACAGCAACGCCACCTGTCTGGACAGCAAGGGC GGCATCTGCAATGGCCGAGGAGAATGTGTCTGCGGACTCTGTAAGTGTCCTGAGTCTGATATCGCTTTGACTTCGACATGTGGACCAAATTTCGAG GCCCAGGTGGGTATTTGCGAGGGCACGAGGGCTTGCGTCCAGTGTCAGGCCtggaaaacaggagaaaacaaggACAAAAAGGAATGCGACAAGTGCCCCTTCAAAATTGTCTGGGTGGATGAACTCAAAGAAG AAAAGGACGTGCTTCGTTCCTGCAGTTTCCGCGACGAGGAGGATGACTGTACGTACCACTACCATGTGGAGGACTGGAAACCTGATTCCAAAGTTAAAGAGATGCAGTTCCAGGTGctcaaaaaaaaag ATTGTCCCCCTGCCAGCCTCCTGTGGTTGCTCCCGCTCCTCTTGTTCCTCTTGTTGCTGCTGGCACTTCTGCTGCTATGCTGCTGGAAATACTGCGCTTGCTGCAAAACGTGCTTCCAG AGCTGTCTTGCCCTGCTGCCTTGCTGTAAGGGAG GTCGTATGGTTGGCTTCAAGGAAGATGAATATTTGCTCCGCCAGTCGCTGCTCACCTCAGATCATCTGGACACGCCGATGGTGAGGACCGGCCCACCCAAAGGAACCGATGTGGTTCGCTGGAAGGTCACAGATAACGTGCACCGATCCCCCAATCACCCGCAGGCTCTGACAAAGCCCAACCCGAAAGAGACCA TCCAGTTCCCGATCTCTCTGCGGCTAAACAGGCTGTTCACTGAGAACCTTTCTCGACCCGAGACCAGAGATGCCGAACAGCTCCGCCATGAAGTTGCCGACAAC CTAAATGAGGTTTACAAGCAGATCCCCGGCGCCCAGAAGGTGCAGAAAACCTCATTCAG AAAGCAGAAAAATGCCGGAAAAAG GCAGGACTTTGCCATCGTGGACACCGTCCTTTCTGCTCCTCGCAGCAGCTACCCTGATATCGTGAAACTCACACAGAAAAATGTCCAGTCTGGAAACCTAAATGATCTCAAAGTGGTGCCCGGCTACTACACTGTGGCCACTGATCGAG AGGCTGCAGGAGCCATTGAGTTCCAAGAAGGCGTGGGGTCGGTAGACGTCCACGTGCCGCTCTTTGCCAAAGAGGAAGACGATGACAAGAAGCAGCTGCTCGTGGAGGCTACGGATGTGCCTCTGGGCATCGCTGAGATCGGAAAACGTTTCGTCAACATCACCATCATAAAAGAGCATG CCACCGgcatcttctccttcctccagccGGCTTATACCTACAGCAGGGGGGACGGAGTGGCCCACATCCCCATCAGCAAAGAGATCCTTGAAGAGGGAAGCTCACAGGTCACATACCGCACACGGGACATCACAGCTAAGGATAAGAAG GACTATGTGGCTGTGGAGGGAGACCTGACCTTTGGTCCAGAAGAGACCCAGAAAATTGTGCCTGTTCGTCTGCTTGAGCTGAGCGAGAAAGATGGCCTCCTGACAGACAAACAGGTCAGGCAGTTTGCCATTGATCTTAGTAACCCGCGGCAAGGCGCCAAGCTGGGACGCTACCCAAGAACTACCGTCACCATCGCAGACGAGCCAG ATCCCAGTGTGATGATGTTCAAAAAGGGCTCACATAACTTCAGCACATCTGAAGCACCCTACACCATCCCTGTGGTCCGCACTCGCAACCAGGACATCCCGGCCACAGTGAAATGGCGCACCAAGAAGGCCCAGCGCTTCGAATTATCCGACATTCTGAAGTttagtcctggagagacggagaaGAACATAGTGATCGACCCGAGGGCCCACCCGGGCCCAATCCAACCAGAGACTATACAACTGGAGCTGTTTGACCCGAGTATCAACGCTACTGTTGGAGAGAGGAAGACCACCCTTGTCAATGTCGCGGATGGAC CACATTACAAACCTTTAGAGATGGAGCAGGTACAGAATAAAAGCTCCATGAAAGGCGGTCGCCTTTTATCTCCAACTAACCTTAAGGCCAAAGCTACTGGACCCAGAAACATCCGCCTCAACTGGGACGCAGGGTCTGGGAACCCCGCGGGGTACAAG gtaaAGTATTGGATATACGGCGACCCAGAGAAAGACGCCAAGGTCTTAGATGTGAAGACTCCCCAAGCTGAGTTGACTGGCCTGTACCCCTATTGTGACTACGAGATGAGAGTGTGCAGCTACAATGCATTGGGTGATGGGAGCGATACAGACATGGTTACCTGCCAAACACTTGAGGATG CGCCTGGTGAACCCGGACGTCTGGCCTTCAATGTCATCAGTCCGACTGTCACTCAGGTCAGCTGGGGAGAGCCTGCAGAGACCAACGGCAACATTACGGCTTACGAGGTCATCTACACACCCATCGATGACGAACAGA AGGCGGTGGGCCCTGCTAAGAAAGTAAAGATCGACAACCCCAAGAAGCGAATGCTGTTGATTGAGAACCTCCAGAGAGCTCAGACCTACCAGTACAAGGTCCGTGCCATGAACAGCATAGGCTGGGGCCCCTTCAAGGACGCCACCATCAACCTGGCATCACAGCCTACCAGACCGATGTCCA TTCCCATCATTCCTGACGTCCCCATTGTGGATGCAGAGGCAGGAGACGAGTATGACGGCTACCTGATGTACAGCAACGAAGTGCTGAGGTCCCCCACAGGCTCTAAGACACCGAGCGTCTCTGGTGATG ATTACGCAACTAATGGGAAATGGGAACAGAACTTCCTTTTCCCTGGGGGATCAGCGACACGCAACTTGTCTTCGTCGTCCTCTCCGATGTCCACTATGGGCTCAAACTACAAAGGGGCAGGCGGCTCCTTCGTCACCGACACGAACACCACATACATGTCAG CAGGAGGCTCTCGCAGAACTGACATGATCCGAGGAGGCATGCACTCATCGGAGGTCATCATGAGGAAGCGCTCGGAGAACAGGAGTTACATGGACGAAAACATCCGGGACTCTATCGTCATGGGAGACGTGTCGGGCAATTTCTCAGATATAG GTGGGTTCGGCTACGCTGGGATGCAGAGCAGCTCTCAGAGCCAGTTCGGCTACAGCCTGTCTGGGGGCCCGAGGGCCAGGACCGAGTCTTCGGACGTCAATGACGCCCTGTACAATCTGGACAGGGTGCTGTATG ATGCTCGACTGTCTCCGGGTGTTCCAGACACCCCCAGCAGACTGGTGTTCTCTGCCCTCGGCCCCACTGCCCTCAAAGTCAGCTGGCAGGAGCCCCGCTGCGACAGAGAGCTGCAGGGCTACTGTGTTCTCTACCAGCTACTCAATGGAG GCAAGATGAACACTATCAATGTGACGAACCCAGGAGAGAACTCCGTTATCATCCAGGACCTGCTGCCCAACCAGTCCTACCTATTTAAGGTGAAGGCTAAGAGCCAGGAGGGCTGGGgtccagagagggagggggtcaTCACCATCGAGTCCGCGGTCGACCCCAACAGTCCCCTCAGCCCGATGCCAG GCTCGCCTTTTACTCTGAGCACTCCCAGTGCCCCGGGACCCCTGGTCTTCACTGCGCTGAGCCCCGACTCCCTGCAGCTCAGCTGGGAGAAACCCCGGAAACCCAACGGAGACATCTTGGGATACGTAGTCACCTGCGAACAGCTGCATGGCGGag gagACGTACGGTCCTTTGAGGTGAATGGGGACACTGCTGAAACCAGTCTTACCGTCCCGAACCTGACTGAGAACATCCCCTACAAGTTCAAAGTTCAGGCTCGAACCACGCAGGGCTTCGGCCCCGAGAGGGAGGGCATCATCACCATTGAGTCTCAGGATGGAA GCTCCTTGTCTCAGTTCAACAGCCAATCAATGCTGAGCAGGGAAGTTTTCCAAATGCCAACAGAGGTCAGTACGCGGATGAATGTCTCCCACACCATGATGGACCCCTTCTTCTCAG ATGGGGCAATGATGACCACGCAGCACACGGAGACCAGCGGCATGGTGACTCGCCAAGTCACCAAGGAGGTGGTTCAGCGGAGCGTCATGGGAGGAGCCACGGTCACTAAGAAGATGTTTTACGAATCGTAA